A single genomic interval of Hymenobacter gelipurpurascens harbors:
- a CDS encoding sigma-54-dependent transcriptional regulator, producing MISKHARILVVDDEPDVLFALKLLLKTEVREVVTEKNPELLLSLLRREHFDAILLDMNYRSGQATGNEGFYWLGRIREHNPTTAVILITAYGDVRTAVRALKAGATDFLLKPWHNEQLLQTLAAALQPKTGRKSGGSPKKIAGPGAAATALLGESAAMQEVRAIIEKVAPTEANVLLLGENGTGKELVAKSLHEQSRRAARPFVAADVAALSEGLFESELFGHIKGAFTDAQASRVGRFEAATGGTLFLDEIGNIGLPQQAKLLTALQNRQVVPVGSNAPVPVDIRLLSATNAPLHALVARGAFRQDLMYRLNTVEITLPPLRERDNDVPLLAQHFAQVYATRNRQPVPEFSAAALRKLREHTWPGNVRELQHAVERAVILGTGPVLLPADFSFRNPESAAASAGAAPAVTAAENPLPLLEVEKNTIQQAIERHQGNLTKAAKELGLTRTALYRRLDKHDI from the coding sequence ATGATTTCTAAGCACGCCCGCATCCTGGTGGTAGACGACGAGCCCGACGTGCTGTTCGCCCTCAAGCTGCTGCTCAAAACTGAGGTGCGGGAAGTGGTGACGGAGAAAAATCCGGAGCTGCTGCTCTCCCTGCTCCGCCGGGAGCACTTCGACGCCATTCTTCTCGATATGAATTACCGCAGCGGCCAGGCGACGGGCAACGAGGGCTTCTACTGGCTGGGCCGCATCCGGGAGCACAACCCCACCACGGCCGTCATCCTCATTACGGCCTATGGCGACGTGCGCACGGCAGTGCGCGCCCTGAAAGCAGGCGCCACCGACTTCCTGCTCAAGCCCTGGCACAACGAACAGCTGCTGCAAACGCTGGCCGCCGCCCTCCAGCCTAAAACCGGCCGCAAAAGCGGGGGTAGCCCGAAAAAGATAGCCGGCCCGGGCGCTGCTGCTACCGCTCTTTTGGGCGAGTCAGCCGCCATGCAGGAAGTGCGCGCCATTATTGAAAAGGTCGCCCCGACCGAAGCCAACGTGCTGCTGCTCGGCGAGAACGGCACGGGCAAGGAGCTGGTCGCCAAGTCCCTGCACGAGCAGTCGCGCCGCGCTGCCCGGCCCTTCGTGGCCGCCGACGTAGCCGCGCTCAGTGAGGGGTTGTTTGAAAGCGAGCTGTTCGGTCACATCAAGGGTGCGTTCACGGATGCCCAGGCCAGCCGCGTAGGCCGGTTCGAGGCGGCCACCGGAGGAACCTTGTTTCTGGATGAGATTGGCAACATTGGCCTGCCGCAGCAAGCCAAGCTGCTCACGGCCCTGCAAAACCGCCAGGTAGTGCCCGTGGGGAGCAACGCGCCCGTACCGGTAGATATCCGGCTGTTGTCGGCCACCAACGCCCCGTTACACGCCCTAGTGGCCCGCGGTGCTTTCCGCCAGGACTTGATGTACCGCCTCAACACGGTCGAAATCACGCTGCCTCCCCTGCGCGAACGGGACAATGACGTGCCGCTGCTGGCCCAGCACTTCGCCCAGGTGTACGCCACCCGCAACCGGCAACCCGTGCCGGAATTCAGTGCCGCTGCCCTGCGCAAGCTCCGGGAGCACACCTGGCCCGGCAACGTGCGGGAACTGCAGCACGCCGTAGAGCGGGCCGTTATTCTGGGGACTGGCCCCGTGCTGCTTCCGGCCGATTTCTCATTTCGCAACCCCGAATCGGCCGCTGCTTCCGCGGGGGCAGCGCCGGCTGTGACTGCAGCTGAGAATCCGCTGCCGTTGCTGGAGGTAGAAAAGAACACCATCCAGCAGGCCATTGAGCGCCACCAGGGCAACCTCACCAAAGCGGCCAAGGAACTGGGTCTCACCCGCACCGCCCTCTACCGTCGGCTCGACAAGCATGATATATAA
- a CDS encoding PP2C family serine/threonine-protein phosphatase: MTDLFKSNGILIPEHRMKLFDHFLQEEQNLAILYQLSKNQEQLMANWKTEERIAEILHQPIRIPNATVGKPYAAPFDFEQYGWNDLIAFRIEGLEALGLAYSAENNQITGVPTQSGDLEFSVYFKVEGQPEDAPFHQKDLLLIINPDPKSLWKNLESDKNDPYWKEDEVTLFSPLGDRHLLVSSKRGRSHANVGSFREDDFAFKELPNGWNVVVVSDGAGSAKLARKGSALACAGVVNYFQEPAAVESMAEFDDLVQQHASQTGEDTLKNLNHFVYNNLGKAAFQVHKQLESFAKAQDITLKDLSSTLIFTLFKKYDVGYALLSFGVGDCPIAVLSKDVTEVTLMNWIDVGEFGGGTRFITMPEIFQNEKFSTRFGFKLLDDFSYLFMMSDGIYDPKFVVEASLPDIAKWQEFLADLKGQNEDKAVVELSTTNPDIEAQLSRWMDFWSPGNHDDRTLAIVF, translated from the coding sequence GTGACTGATCTTTTCAAAAGCAACGGCATACTCATTCCAGAGCACCGGATGAAGTTGTTCGACCACTTTTTACAGGAAGAACAGAACCTTGCCATTCTCTACCAACTCAGCAAAAACCAGGAACAACTCATGGCTAATTGGAAAACCGAAGAGAGAATAGCTGAGATCCTGCACCAGCCCATTCGTATTCCAAATGCTACCGTGGGTAAGCCCTATGCGGCTCCCTTTGACTTCGAGCAGTATGGTTGGAACGACCTTATCGCCTTCCGAATAGAAGGTCTTGAAGCTCTGGGGCTAGCCTATAGCGCCGAAAACAACCAGATTACCGGGGTTCCCACCCAAAGCGGCGACCTCGAGTTTTCGGTTTACTTCAAAGTGGAAGGACAGCCGGAGGACGCGCCCTTCCACCAAAAAGACTTGCTGCTCATCATCAACCCCGATCCGAAGAGCCTCTGGAAAAACCTGGAGAGCGACAAAAACGACCCCTACTGGAAGGAAGACGAGGTTACCTTGTTTTCTCCCCTAGGCGACCGGCACCTGCTGGTATCCTCCAAGCGCGGTCGCTCCCATGCCAATGTGGGCTCGTTCCGCGAAGATGACTTTGCGTTCAAGGAGCTGCCCAATGGCTGGAACGTTGTGGTGGTGTCAGATGGGGCCGGGAGTGCAAAGCTGGCCCGAAAAGGCTCTGCGCTGGCCTGTGCCGGCGTGGTCAACTATTTTCAGGAGCCCGCCGCCGTAGAAAGCATGGCCGAGTTTGACGACTTAGTACAACAGCACGCGAGCCAGACCGGCGAAGACACCCTGAAAAACCTCAACCATTTCGTCTACAACAACCTGGGCAAAGCGGCTTTTCAGGTGCATAAGCAACTGGAAAGCTTCGCCAAGGCGCAGGACATCACGTTGAAAGATTTGAGCAGTACGCTCATCTTTACCCTGTTCAAGAAGTACGACGTAGGCTACGCCTTGCTTTCCTTTGGCGTAGGCGATTGCCCCATTGCCGTGCTCAGCAAAGACGTGACCGAGGTGACTCTCATGAACTGGATTGACGTGGGCGAGTTCGGGGGGGGGACCCGGTTTATTACCATGCCCGAGATTTTCCAGAATGAAAAGTTCTCCACCCGCTTTGGGTTTAAACTGCTGGATGACTTCTCGTACCTGTTCATGATGTCGGATGGCATCTATGACCCGAAGTTCGTGGTGGAGGCCAGCCTGCCGGACATTGCCAAGTGGCAGGAGTTTCTGGCTGATTTAAAGGGGCAGAATGAGGATAAGGCCGTGGTGGAGCTGAGCACCACCAACCCCGACATTGAAGCGCAGCTCTCCAGATGGATGGATTTCTGGAGTCCCGGCAACCATGACGACCGAACCTTAGCCATTGTTTTCTAG
- a CDS encoding helix-hairpin-helix domain-containing protein, whose protein sequence is MSQSSSITFFNEPGKPVKSVPSIITPGKTYPYVDNGEPMRGGMKDVYFGPDKSYVIAFYRDKQDYNSRERLKKLVTQYYDSFFNREGGEYYKELYCWPTDMVETTDGKVGLVVPTYNKNFFFQKGYATSEGIKGKEKQGLWFASAKFRHPQFSLRLDESELGNWLSYFQICVKIARGVKRLHAAGLAHSDLSYKNVLIDPVSKSATIIDIDGLVVPGLYPPDVIGTADFIAPEVLATKHLELRDPLRKHANRTTDLHALPVMIYLYLLYRHPLKGGKVNSLDTEQDDLLSMGEKALFIEHPTDHSNRPKLDQVSKWTLPWADVAKLPYTITGPYLKALFDQAFVTGLHDPNQRPNADQWEQALLKTTDLMQPCSNPTCQQKWFVFDNTTSPRCPFCGTPVKGPLPVLDLYFEFKPTVWRPENHRLMVYNNQYLFQWHVNRHVVRNEKLTAEQKIPVGYFTFHHNKWVFVNQKLTSLKDLTEDKEIPVNTMVDLTDGKKLLLSSEDGGRVVVITMANK, encoded by the coding sequence GTGAGCCAAAGCAGTTCCATCACCTTTTTCAATGAGCCCGGTAAACCTGTGAAGTCGGTGCCGTCCATTATCACGCCTGGTAAAACCTACCCGTACGTAGATAATGGCGAGCCCATGCGGGGCGGCATGAAAGACGTTTATTTCGGGCCCGATAAATCGTACGTTATTGCCTTTTACCGCGACAAGCAGGATTACAACTCCCGGGAACGGCTAAAGAAACTGGTGACCCAGTACTACGACAGCTTCTTCAACCGCGAAGGCGGCGAGTACTACAAGGAGCTGTACTGCTGGCCTACCGACATGGTGGAAACCACCGACGGAAAAGTGGGGTTGGTGGTGCCTACCTACAACAAGAACTTCTTTTTCCAGAAAGGCTACGCCACCAGCGAGGGCATTAAAGGAAAAGAAAAGCAAGGGTTGTGGTTTGCCTCGGCCAAGTTCCGGCACCCGCAGTTTTCCTTGCGGCTGGATGAAAGCGAGTTAGGCAACTGGCTCAGCTATTTCCAGATCTGCGTTAAAATTGCCCGGGGGGTGAAGCGCCTGCACGCCGCCGGGCTGGCCCACTCCGATTTATCCTATAAAAACGTCCTGATTGATCCGGTCAGTAAATCGGCCACCATCATTGACATTGACGGGCTGGTAGTACCCGGATTGTACCCCCCGGATGTTATTGGCACCGCTGACTTTATTGCCCCGGAGGTACTGGCTACTAAACACCTGGAACTGCGCGACCCTCTCCGCAAGCATGCCAACCGTACCACCGACCTGCACGCCCTGCCGGTCATGATTTACCTGTACCTGCTTTACCGGCACCCGCTGAAAGGAGGGAAGGTCAACTCCCTGGATACGGAGCAGGATGACCTGCTTTCCATGGGGGAAAAGGCCCTGTTTATTGAGCACCCGACGGACCACTCCAACCGACCTAAACTGGATCAGGTGTCCAAGTGGACGCTGCCCTGGGCGGATGTTGCCAAGCTACCCTACACCATCACCGGCCCCTACCTGAAGGCCTTATTTGATCAGGCCTTTGTCACCGGCCTGCACGACCCTAACCAGCGGCCTAACGCGGACCAGTGGGAGCAGGCCCTGCTCAAGACCACGGATCTGATGCAGCCCTGCAGCAACCCTACCTGCCAGCAGAAGTGGTTTGTGTTTGATAATACCACCTCGCCCCGGTGTCCGTTCTGCGGCACGCCGGTGAAAGGCCCGCTGCCCGTGCTGGACCTGTACTTTGAGTTCAAGCCCACCGTCTGGCGCCCCGAAAATCACCGCCTCATGGTGTACAACAACCAGTACCTGTTCCAGTGGCACGTGAACCGGCACGTGGTCAGAAATGAAAAACTGACCGCCGAGCAAAAGATCCCAGTGGGGTATTTCACCTTCCACCACAATAAGTGGGTATTTGTCAACCAGAAGCTCACCTCGTTGAAAGACCTCACCGAAGACAAAGAGATCCCCGTGAACACCATGGTAGACCTCACCGACGGCAAGAAGCTCTTGCTGTCCAGTGAAGATGGCGGCCGGGTAGTGGTGATTACCATGGCCAATAAGTAA
- a CDS encoding efflux RND transporter periplasmic adaptor subunit translates to MDVLIPKKKWWFVARWWWLGILALAGTGAAVFYWPRPGQRQHVAASRLTISPVTRGHFQEFTAIDGIVQPLRTVYLDAAEAGTVQQVLVEEGTTLTAGQPLLRLANPDLQLEMVNRETAVYDLINNLRNTRNQLLQNRILRQNQLADIDYQLTEARRVFDMNRTLYEQKVIARQEYLQSQNAYRYQLRRRQLTQQTLRQDSVAMQQQLGTMQESVRRMTSNLALMRRKMDDLLLRAPVGGRLSSLAAEVGEAKTRGQRLGQIDALAGVKLHAAVDEFYIARVGTGQVGEVVVEGQAYALRVTKIFTQVAKGLQIDLAFAGVPPTGLRRGQTLPIRLALSAKAPAVLLPKGGFYQQTVGNWAFKLGADGTQAQRVAIRLGRQNPDYYEVLAGLQPGDRVVTSSYEGYADQQELVLDNHQP, encoded by the coding sequence ATGGATGTCCTGATACCGAAGAAGAAGTGGTGGTTTGTTGCCCGCTGGTGGTGGCTGGGGATCCTGGCGCTGGCCGGCACGGGCGCGGCCGTATTCTACTGGCCTAGGCCGGGCCAGCGGCAGCACGTCGCGGCCAGCCGGCTGACCATCAGCCCCGTCACGCGGGGCCATTTTCAGGAATTCACGGCCATTGACGGGATAGTGCAGCCCCTGCGCACCGTGTACCTGGACGCGGCGGAGGCCGGTACGGTGCAGCAGGTTCTGGTGGAAGAAGGCACGACCTTGACGGCGGGCCAGCCGTTGCTGCGGCTGGCCAATCCCGACCTGCAGCTGGAAATGGTGAACCGCGAAACGGCCGTGTATGACCTGATCAACAACCTGCGCAACACTCGCAACCAGCTACTGCAAAACCGCATTCTGCGCCAGAATCAGCTAGCGGACATCGACTACCAGCTAACCGAGGCCCGGCGGGTGTTTGACATGAACCGAACGCTCTACGAGCAAAAGGTCATTGCGCGGCAGGAGTACCTCCAGAGCCAGAACGCCTACCGTTACCAGCTGCGCCGGCGGCAGCTGACGCAGCAGACCCTGCGCCAGGATTCAGTGGCCATGCAGCAGCAGCTGGGCACCATGCAGGAGTCGGTCCGGCGCATGACCAGCAACCTGGCCCTGATGCGGCGCAAAATGGACGACCTGCTGTTGCGGGCCCCGGTCGGCGGGCGGCTCAGCTCGCTGGCCGCGGAAGTGGGCGAAGCCAAAACCCGGGGCCAGCGCCTGGGGCAGATTGATGCCCTGGCGGGCGTGAAGCTGCACGCCGCCGTGGACGAATTTTACATTGCCCGCGTCGGGACCGGTCAGGTGGGCGAAGTGGTGGTGGAGGGCCAGGCGTATGCCTTGCGCGTGACCAAAATCTTCACTCAAGTGGCCAAAGGCCTGCAAATCGACCTGGCCTTTGCCGGCGTGCCGCCAACGGGACTGCGGCGGGGCCAGACCCTACCCATCCGGCTGGCGCTGAGTGCGAAGGCCCCGGCGGTGCTGCTGCCCAAAGGCGGCTTTTACCAGCAAACCGTGGGCAACTGGGCCTTCAAGCTGGGGGCCGACGGCACCCAGGCCCAACGGGTGGCCATCCGGCTGGGGCGGCAGAACCCCGACTATTACGAAGTGCTGGCGGGCCTGCAGCCCGGCGACCGGGTCGTAACCTCCAGCTACGAAGGCTACGCCGACCAACAGGAACTGGTGCTGGACAACCACCAGCCGTAG
- a CDS encoding ABC transporter permease, whose protein sequence is MLPYPLLLLYRNFKRFKSTFFINLIGLSTGLACALLIYLWISDERSFDRYHALDGRLYQVLENRRTAAGIETQTGTIPLLAEALRREMPEIEFVATTTPVPFFPAFTLAAGGQHLTAVPKYADPAFFQLFSYPLLVGTPATVLQDKDAIVLSEALATKLFQTPQNSLGKAVEWQMADRKQTCLVAGVFAGVPRNSSEQFDCVLPFASFRDMMQMGETIKWDDDGPFNTYLALKEGADPAQFQAKLAGLLKTKSTQAQARGRTLFVRPFSAAYLHGTYENGVATGGRITYVRLLALIAGLILVIASINFMNLFTAKASRRVKEVGIRKALGASRAVLVGQYLTESVVMALLALVVAVGLVQLVLPQFSELTGKPLALRWEWPLVGAGLTLALGTGLLAGSYPAFYLSSFQPAAVLKGKLPTRAGDVWTRQGLVVLQFTLSVLFIVAVVVVNAQLAFVQRHPLGYDKAHVLRFDTGGKAAREQAAFLSEVKQLPGVVQASSVLGGFLGGRYVAEMSWQGKRLPVGTMLVNYDLVETMGMHLVAGRSFARQYRADSAAILVNQALVAGLGMPDPVGQQLDGRRIVGVVRDFHYESLHEKIKPLLLKLDPQINTVLVKLQPGAEQATIARLQQLYAAYNPGFTLDYTFLDADYQAQYVAERRVAVLARYFAGLAILISALGLLGLAAFTAERRRKEIGIRKALGASELSIVWLLTSSLTWLVVVAIVLALPLSYLLLQRWLEGFAYRVAWQWWYFAAAGMGALLIAGLTVSALAWRAARRSPVLSLRAD, encoded by the coding sequence ATGCTTCCCTACCCCTTGCTGCTCCTCTACCGCAACTTTAAGCGGTTCAAAAGCACGTTCTTCATCAACCTGATTGGCCTCTCGACCGGCCTGGCCTGCGCGCTGCTCATCTACCTGTGGATAAGCGACGAGCGCAGCTTCGACCGCTACCACGCCCTGGACGGGCGTCTGTATCAGGTGCTGGAAAACCGCCGCACGGCCGCCGGCATCGAAACCCAAACCGGCACCATACCGCTGCTGGCGGAGGCCCTGCGGCGGGAAATGCCGGAGATTGAATTCGTGGCCACCACCACGCCGGTCCCGTTCTTCCCTGCTTTTACGCTGGCGGCGGGCGGCCAGCACCTAACCGCCGTCCCCAAATACGCGGACCCCGCCTTCTTTCAGCTGTTTTCCTACCCCCTGCTGGTGGGCACCCCCGCCACTGTGCTGCAAGACAAAGACGCCATTGTGCTCTCCGAGGCCTTGGCAACCAAGCTCTTCCAGACGCCGCAGAACAGCCTGGGCAAAGCCGTGGAATGGCAAATGGCCGACCGAAAGCAGACCTGCCTGGTGGCCGGGGTGTTTGCCGGGGTGCCCCGCAACTCGTCCGAGCAGTTTGACTGCGTGCTGCCATTTGCCTCGTTCAGGGACATGATGCAGATGGGCGAAACCATCAAGTGGGACGACGACGGCCCCTTCAACACCTACTTAGCCTTGAAGGAGGGGGCCGACCCCGCGCAGTTTCAAGCCAAGCTGGCGGGGTTGCTGAAAACCAAAAGCACGCAGGCCCAGGCCCGGGGGCGCACGCTGTTCGTGCGGCCGTTCTCGGCGGCGTACCTGCACGGCACCTACGAAAACGGCGTCGCCACCGGGGGGCGCATTACCTACGTGCGGCTGCTGGCCCTCATTGCCGGGCTCATTCTGGTGATTGCCAGCATCAATTTCATGAACCTGTTCACCGCCAAGGCCTCGCGGCGGGTCAAGGAAGTGGGCATCCGCAAGGCCCTGGGGGCGAGCCGCGCTGTGCTGGTGGGGCAGTACCTGACCGAATCCGTGGTGATGGCCTTGCTGGCCCTGGTCGTGGCCGTGGGGCTGGTGCAGCTCGTGCTCCCGCAGTTCAGCGAGCTGACGGGCAAGCCGCTGGCCTTGCGATGGGAGTGGCCGCTGGTGGGGGCCGGCCTGACCCTGGCGCTCGGTACGGGGCTGCTGGCGGGCAGCTACCCCGCGTTCTACCTGTCAAGTTTTCAGCCGGCGGCCGTGCTGAAAGGCAAGCTACCGACCAGGGCCGGCGACGTGTGGACGCGGCAGGGACTGGTCGTGCTGCAGTTCACGCTCTCGGTGCTGTTCATCGTGGCCGTGGTGGTCGTCAACGCGCAGCTGGCGTTTGTGCAGCGCCACCCGCTGGGCTACGACAAAGCCCACGTGCTCCGCTTTGATACGGGTGGCAAGGCGGCGCGAGAGCAGGCGGCCTTTCTGAGCGAGGTGAAGCAATTGCCCGGCGTTGTGCAGGCGTCCAGCGTCCTGGGCGGCTTCCTGGGGGGGCGCTACGTCGCGGAGATGAGCTGGCAAGGTAAGCGCCTGCCCGTAGGGACGATGCTGGTCAACTATGACCTAGTGGAAACAATGGGCATGCATTTGGTAGCTGGCCGCAGTTTTGCGCGGCAGTATCGCGCCGACAGCGCCGCCATCCTCGTCAACCAGGCCCTGGTGGCGGGCCTGGGGATGCCGGACCCCGTGGGCCAACAGCTCGACGGGCGCCGCATCGTGGGCGTGGTCCGCGACTTCCACTACGAATCCCTGCACGAAAAAATTAAACCTCTGCTCCTCAAGCTTGACCCCCAGATTAACACGGTACTAGTGAAGCTCCAGCCGGGCGCGGAGCAGGCCACTATTGCGCGGCTTCAGCAGCTGTACGCCGCCTACAACCCCGGCTTTACGCTCGACTACACGTTTCTGGATGCCGACTACCAGGCCCAGTACGTAGCCGAGCGGCGGGTAGCGGTGCTCGCCCGCTACTTCGCCGGGCTGGCTATTCTCATTTCCGCTCTGGGCCTGCTAGGGCTAGCTGCCTTCACGGCCGAGCGGCGGCGCAAGGAAATCGGCATCCGCAAGGCCCTGGGCGCGAGCGAACTGAGCATTGTGTGGTTGTTGACCAGCAGCCTGACCTGGCTGGTTGTCGTAGCCATCGTGCTGGCGCTGCCCCTAAGCTACCTGCTGCTGCAGCGGTGGCTGGAAGGCTTTGCCTACCGCGTGGCGTGGCAGTGGTGGTACTTCGCCGCCGCCGGCATGGGGGCCCTGCTCATTGCCGGCCTTACCGTAAGCGCACTGGCCTGGCGGGCCGCCCGCCGCAGCCCCGTGCTGAGCCTGCGGGCCGATTGA
- a CDS encoding vWA domain-containing protein, translated as MRRLPVYLLLDTSGSMTGEPIEAVKNGVQVMISSLRQNPQAIETAFISIITFDSEAKQVVPLTDLASFQMVDIRATGTTSLGEALKLVSTCMDNEVTKTTAEQKGDWKPLVFIMTDGIPTDDWQLGLEEFRKRKTAFTVACAAGSAADSALLKQITENVVSLDTADSQSIAKFFTWVSASIGVSSTKVEDGGQEVTGMGELPPPPAELNIVT; from the coding sequence ATGAGGAGACTACCCGTCTATTTATTATTGGACACCTCTGGTTCCATGACCGGAGAGCCCATTGAAGCAGTTAAAAATGGGGTTCAGGTCATGATCAGTTCGTTGCGGCAGAATCCGCAGGCTATTGAGACTGCCTTCATCAGCATCATCACCTTTGACAGTGAGGCCAAACAAGTCGTGCCGTTAACCGACCTGGCCTCGTTTCAGATGGTGGACATCCGCGCTACCGGCACTACCAGCCTAGGGGAGGCCCTGAAGTTGGTTTCCACCTGCATGGACAATGAGGTTACTAAAACCACGGCGGAGCAAAAAGGCGACTGGAAACCCCTGGTGTTCATCATGACGGATGGTATTCCCACCGATGACTGGCAGCTAGGTCTGGAAGAATTCAGAAAGCGGAAAACCGCCTTTACCGTGGCCTGCGCTGCGGGTAGCGCCGCCGATTCGGCGTTGTTAAAGCAGATCACGGAAAATGTCGTCAGCTTGGATACCGCCGACAGCCAAAGCATTGCCAAGTTCTTTACCTGGGTAAGTGCCTCCATCGGCGTTTCCTCAACTAAAGTCGAGGATGGCGGCCAGGAAGTGACCGGTATGGGAGAGCTACCCCCGCCTCCGGCGGAGCTGAACATAGTTACGTAA
- a CDS encoding sensor histidine kinase, producing MIYNSLDARLLGRLVLLVAALAGGGYAALHHAYGLALGTLGLLFVLVLDLARYLMRGQQALADFTLALRYRDFSRQYPVQSGPASLRPLHEAFNQVNAMFQELRAAQEGQFHYLQTILALLDTGIVSYDAAGNVAWVNEAFKQTLHLPYLKNIRALQSRLPVLYEAICRAVPGQPVVVKLTVGLQTVQLLVSATQFKLRGEAFTLLAFKNVSQTLADTETAAWQQLLRVMTHEIMNSVAPIASLADSLGRHIQSAREQKVSSELLNDVGTGIRIIQQRSEGLLRFAQVYRDFSTLASPQRTTLYVQELLQATRQLLGEQLAAQGIEVTLSVRPVHLTLHADGHLLEQVLINLVLNAAQALAQIPDPRLSLLAWHDEQERVIIEVKDNGSGIPADVLDSIFIPFFTTYPNGSGIGLSLAKQIMQLHQGSIQVHSVAGAGSAFQLWFPPSVTF from the coding sequence ATGATATATAATAGCCTGGATGCTCGCCTGCTGGGCCGCCTGGTCCTGCTGGTGGCCGCGTTAGCGGGGGGCGGGTACGCCGCGCTGCACCACGCTTACGGGCTAGCCCTGGGGACCCTGGGGCTGCTGTTCGTGCTGGTCCTGGACCTGGCCCGCTACCTGATGCGCGGGCAGCAGGCGCTGGCCGACTTTACCCTGGCCCTCAGGTACCGCGATTTTTCGCGGCAGTACCCAGTGCAGTCCGGGCCGGCGTCGCTGCGGCCCTTGCACGAGGCCTTCAACCAGGTCAACGCCATGTTTCAGGAGTTGCGGGCCGCGCAGGAAGGGCAGTTTCACTACCTGCAAACCATCCTGGCGCTGCTCGATACCGGCATCGTGTCCTACGACGCGGCGGGCAACGTGGCCTGGGTAAATGAGGCGTTCAAGCAGACGCTGCACCTGCCTTATCTTAAGAATATCCGGGCGCTGCAATCCCGGCTGCCGGTCCTGTATGAAGCTATTTGCCGGGCGGTGCCCGGCCAACCCGTGGTGGTGAAGCTGACGGTGGGTCTCCAAACGGTGCAGTTGCTGGTGTCGGCCACTCAGTTTAAACTACGAGGCGAAGCGTTTACCCTCCTAGCCTTCAAGAACGTGAGCCAGACCCTTGCGGATACCGAAACGGCCGCCTGGCAGCAACTGCTCCGGGTGATGACGCACGAAATCATGAACTCAGTTGCCCCCATTGCTTCGCTGGCTGATTCATTGGGCCGCCACATACAAAGTGCCCGGGAGCAGAAAGTTTCCAGTGAGTTGCTCAACGACGTGGGTACCGGCATTCGCATCATCCAGCAGCGCAGCGAAGGGCTACTGCGCTTCGCTCAGGTATATCGCGACTTTAGCACCCTAGCCTCGCCGCAGCGTACGACCCTTTACGTGCAGGAATTGCTCCAGGCCACCCGGCAGCTACTAGGGGAGCAACTGGCCGCGCAAGGCATAGAGGTCACTCTTAGCGTCCGGCCCGTCCACCTCACCCTACACGCCGACGGCCACCTGCTTGAGCAGGTGCTTATTAATCTGGTGCTTAATGCGGCGCAGGCACTCGCGCAAATCCCCGACCCCCGCCTTAGCCTGCTGGCCTGGCACGATGAGCAGGAACGAGTAATTATCGAGGTAAAAGACAATGGCAGCGGTATTCCGGCTGATGTGCTGGACAGCATCTTTATCCCTTTTTTCACTACCTACCCCAACGGCTCCGGCATCGGGTTGAGCCTGGCCAAGCAAATCATGCAGTTGCACCAGGGTAGCATTCAAGTCCATTCCGTGGCCGGAGCCGGCAGTGCGTTTCAATTGTGGTTTCCACCCTCAGTTACCTTCTAG
- a CDS encoding ABC transporter ATP-binding protein, with amino-acid sequence MIKTENLEKVYRTEEVQTKALNHVSLTVEQGEFVAIMGPSGCGKSTLLNLLGLLDEPDGGSLQLLGTETSRYSERQRAELRKRSLGFVFQSFNLIDELTVFENVELPLRYLGVGASERRQRVEQVLEKMQLLHRRNHFPLQLSGGQQQRVAVARAVVNAPPLLLCDEPTGNLDSASGHDVLGLLTELNEAGTTVLMVTHSEHDARYARRVIRLLDGQVVLESSRSQF; translated from the coding sequence ATGATTAAGACCGAAAACCTGGAAAAGGTGTACCGCACCGAAGAGGTGCAAACCAAGGCGCTTAACCACGTCTCGCTGACGGTGGAGCAGGGGGAGTTTGTGGCCATCATGGGCCCCTCGGGCTGCGGCAAATCGACGCTGCTCAACCTGCTGGGGCTGCTCGACGAGCCCGACGGCGGCAGCCTGCAACTGCTGGGCACAGAAACCAGCCGCTACTCCGAGCGGCAGCGGGCCGAGCTGCGCAAGCGCAGTTTGGGCTTCGTGTTTCAGAGTTTCAACCTGATTGACGAGCTGACGGTATTTGAAAACGTGGAGCTGCCCCTGCGCTACCTCGGCGTGGGGGCCAGCGAGCGGCGGCAGCGGGTGGAGCAGGTGTTGGAAAAGATGCAGCTCTTGCACCGGCGCAACCACTTTCCCTTGCAACTCTCGGGCGGGCAGCAGCAGCGCGTGGCCGTGGCCCGCGCCGTGGTGAACGCCCCGCCGCTGCTGCTCTGCGACGAGCCCACCGGCAACCTCGACTCGGCCAGCGGCCACGATGTGCTGGGCCTGCTGACAGAGCTGAACGAGGCGGGCACCACCGTGCTGATGGTAACGCACTCCGAGCACGACGCCCGGTACGCCCGGCGCGTCATCCGCCTGCTCGACGGGCAGGTGGTGCTGGAAAGCAGCCGCAGCCAATTCTAA